Proteins from one Romboutsia sp. CE17 genomic window:
- a CDS encoding nucleoside triphosphate pyrophosphohydrolase, with product MKIYDKLVRDRIPEIIEESGKKCEVEVVSNEVALEYLYKKLGEEVEELLTDRNVDEIADVMEVLFAIASKYGYAEDEVLEVRNGKKSARGGFEDNIVLKKVL from the coding sequence ATGAAAATTTATGATAAGTTAGTTAGAGATAGAATTCCTGAGATTATTGAGGAATCTGGTAAAAAATGTGAAGTTGAGGTTGTTAGTAATGAGGTAGCCCTTGAATACCTTTATAAGAAGTTAGGTGAAGAGGTTGAGGAGCTTTTGACTGATAGAAATGTTGATGAAATTGCTGATGTTATGGAAGTATTGTTTGCTATTGCTAGTAAATATGGTTATGCTGAGGACGAGGTTCTCGAGGTTAGGAATGGTAAGAAGTCTGCTAGAGGTGGATTTGAGGATAATATAGTTTTGAAGAAGGTATTATAA
- a CDS encoding DEAD/DEAH box helicase family protein produces the protein MNLNINCITGNNDHLYKHIQQSLHSAKSIDIIVSFLMESGVKLIKEDLEEIKNKNIPIRILTGNYLNITQPSALYLLKDILGENVDLRFYNDTKRSFHPKAYIFEYDNGGEIFIGSSNLSRSALTSGIEWNYRIDKCKSEEDFNYYKIMFEDLFNNESIIVDDIELERYSKTWKKPKLYSTSSSKEDPINYIYKEDKDNIVNLFEPRGAQIEALYQLKKSREEGYDKGLVVAATGIGKTYLAAFDSREFNKVLFVAHREEILKQAYESFKNIRKDKIINSNIDDEFSNSMCIVAESNKIENNLYDDKLNSNVEEYNMGYFMNSIKDTNKDIVFASVQSLGKKEYLKEEYFSEDYFDYIVVDEFHHAVSKNYQNIINYFKPKFLLGITATPDRMDNKDVFSICDYNTVYEVSLKDAINKGWLVPFRYYGIYDESVNYDNIEFKNGKYNDKQLEEALSINKRANLILNHYKKYKSKRALGFCTSKAHAEFMAKFFNENNIKACAVYSGNEGQYNEDRNIALQKLRNEELQIIFSVDMFNEGLDVKEIDMVLFLRPTQSSTIFLQQLGRGLRISKDKKYLNVLDFIGNYKKANLVPYLLTGKVSIGKNGESYIPNEEDYPEDCFIDFDFRIIDIFENMRKANQKLEDIIKEEFYKVKLDLGYAPSRVEMFTYMDDMAYVNMKKKAKLNIFKDYIKFLDLINEINGEEASIKDSIAYEFINFIENTSMSKTYKIPVLLAFYNNGYMKLKINDNDLYKSFKEFYSIGSNAVDMLRDKSTSNFKSWEEKQYISLARKNPVKFLCKSSSEFFYLEGDYVCLNEELKPFLNNAYFLRNVKDAIDFRTKEYYKNRFERNKKF, from the coding sequence ATGAATTTAAACATAAATTGCATAACAGGTAATAACGATCATCTATATAAACATATACAACAAAGTTTACATAGTGCAAAATCAATAGACATAATAGTTTCATTCTTAATGGAATCGGGAGTAAAGCTAATAAAAGAAGACTTAGAAGAAATTAAAAATAAAAACATACCAATAAGAATATTAACAGGGAACTATCTAAATATAACTCAGCCATCAGCATTATATCTTTTAAAAGATATACTAGGAGAAAATGTAGATTTAAGATTTTATAACGATACAAAAAGAAGTTTTCATCCAAAGGCATATATATTTGAATACGATAATGGAGGGGAAATATTTATAGGTTCATCTAATTTATCACGATCAGCATTAACTAGTGGAATAGAATGGAATTATAGGATTGATAAATGTAAATCAGAAGAAGATTTTAATTACTATAAAATTATGTTTGAAGATTTATTTAACAATGAATCAATAATAGTAGATGATATAGAGTTAGAAAGATACTCAAAAACTTGGAAAAAGCCTAAGTTATACTCAACTTCATCAAGTAAAGAAGATCCTATAAATTATATATATAAAGAGGATAAAGATAATATAGTAAATTTATTTGAGCCAAGAGGAGCTCAAATAGAAGCATTATATCAACTGAAAAAAAGTCGAGAAGAAGGTTATGATAAAGGATTAGTAGTAGCGGCTACAGGAATAGGAAAAACATACTTAGCAGCATTTGATAGTAGAGAATTCAATAAAGTTTTATTTGTAGCCCATAGAGAAGAAATTTTAAAACAAGCTTATGAAAGCTTCAAAAACATAAGAAAAGATAAAATTATAAATTCTAATATAGATGATGAATTTAGTAATAGTATGTGTATAGTAGCCGAAAGTAATAAAATTGAAAATAATCTATATGATGATAAGTTAAATTCGAATGTAGAAGAATATAATATGGGATATTTCATGAATTCAATAAAAGATACTAATAAGGATATAGTTTTCGCATCGGTACAAAGTTTAGGGAAAAAAGAGTATTTAAAAGAAGAATATTTTTCAGAAGATTATTTTGATTATATAGTAGTTGACGAATTTCATCATGCAGTATCTAAAAATTATCAAAATATAATAAATTACTTCAAGCCTAAATTTTTACTAGGAATTACAGCCACTCCAGATAGAATGGATAACAAAGATGTATTTAGTATTTGTGATTATAATACTGTATATGAAGTTTCTTTAAAGGATGCAATAAATAAAGGTTGGTTAGTGCCATTTAGATATTATGGGATTTACGATGAAAGTGTAAATTATGATAATATAGAATTCAAAAATGGAAAATACAATGATAAGCAATTAGAAGAAGCTTTGAGTATAAATAAAAGAGCAAACTTAATATTAAATCATTATAAGAAATATAAATCAAAAAGGGCTCTGGGATTCTGTACTAGTAAAGCTCATGCAGAATTTATGGCAAAATTCTTCAATGAAAATAATATAAAAGCATGTGCTGTATATAGCGGAAACGAAGGTCAATATAATGAAGATAGAAATATTGCTTTACAAAAGCTAAGAAATGAAGAACTTCAAATAATATTCTCTGTAGATATGTTTAATGAAGGACTAGATGTAAAGGAAATAGATATGGTTTTATTTTTAAGACCTACTCAGTCTAGTACAATATTTTTACAACAGCTTGGTAGAGGACTTAGAATATCCAAAGATAAAAAATACCTTAATGTACTAGATTTTATAGGAAATTATAAAAAAGCAAATTTAGTTCCTTACTTATTAACAGGTAAAGTTAGCATAGGTAAAAATGGAGAAAGTTATATACCTAATGAAGAAGATTATCCAGAAGATTGCTTTATAGACTTTGATTTTAGAATAATAGATATCTTTGAAAATATGAGAAAAGCAAATCAAAAGTTAGAAGATATTATTAAAGAAGAATTTTATAAAGTAAAGCTAGATTTAGGATATGCACCTTCTAGAGTAGAAATGTTTACCTATATGGATGATATGGCTTATGTTAATATGAAGAAAAAAGCAAAACTAAATATATTCAAAGATTATATTAAGTTCTTAGATTTAATAAATGAAATTAATGGGGAAGAAGCTAGCATAAAAGATAGTATTGCTTATGAGTTTATAAATTTTATAGAAAATACAAGTATGAGTAAAACCTATAAGATACCAGTACTATTAGCTTTTTATAATAATGGATATATGAAATTAAAAATAAATGATAATGATTTATACAAGTCATTTAAAGAATTTTATAGCATAGGATCTAATGCAGTTGATATGCTTAGAGATAAGTCAACTTCAAATTTTAAGAGTTGGGAAGAAAAACAGTATATAAGTTTAGCTAGAAAAAATCCAGTTAAGTTTTTATGTAAGAGCAGTAGTGAGTTTTTCTATTTAGAAGGGGATTATGTGTGCTTAAATGAAGAATTAAAGCCATTTTTAAACAATGCATATTTCCTAAGAAATGTTAAAGATGCTATAGATTTTAGAACTAAAGAATATTATAAAAATAGATTTGAACGCAATAAAAAGTTCTAA
- a CDS encoding ribbon-helix-helix domain-containing protein, with the protein MINKDINMRTTLTIPKELKSHLEVLAKEDNRSVNNLIVTILDDYVKENMCKVNNNNNKSF; encoded by the coding sequence ATGATTAATAAAGATATTAATATGAGAACTACTTTGACTATACCTAAAGAGTTAAAATCTCATTTAGAGGTATTGGCTAAGGAAGATAATAGAAGTGTGAATAATTTAATTGTCACTATTTTAGATGATTATGTGAAAGAAAATATGTGTAAAGTAAATAATAATAATAATAAAAGCTTCTAA